The following are from one region of the Oncorhynchus masou masou isolate Uvic2021 chromosome 24, UVic_Omas_1.1, whole genome shotgun sequence genome:
- the LOC135511425 gene encoding urotensin-2B-like translates to MDSFVSVNYWLGLLAFLLLQGVVSVEGRSIFNPGNHVYPQRGDTDAQNKILASLLHRSLEPIERNDALGLEFANKLAELKEIEALKEDLELERELSSNTLAEDKSILRKRVEPCFWKYCV, encoded by the exons ATGGACAGTTTTGTCTCTGTGAACTACTGGCTGGGACTGCTAGCTTTTCTGCTTCTACAAGGGGTAGTCAGTGTGGAGGGAAGAAGTATCTTCAACCCTG GAAACCATGTATATCCCCAAAGAGGAGACACAGACGCTCAGAACAAGATTCTAGCGTCGTTGCTACATAGAAGCTTAGAACCTATTGAAAGAAATGACGCTTTAG GTTTAGAGTTTGCCAACAAGCTAGCGGAGCTGAAGGAG ATAGAGGCTTTGAAGGAGGACTTGGAGCTGGAAagggagctctcctcaaacacaCTAGCGGAGGACAAGTCCATACTGCGGAAAAGGGTTGAGC CCTGTTTCTGGAAGTACTGTGTATGA
- the LOC135512550 gene encoding platelet glycoprotein V — MWSILLFLLVQPLHTDSMVCPNSCMCNLEGAVKCVGNIRDVPKGMPTNMYLLQLNGTNMKVLNEQSLAMLPLMLRLGISHSPLDTIHPEAFHVAPQLLSIKLSSNALSSLPSRVFSPLVSLEQLHLDDNRLESIAPVLFECLANLNELDVSNNAIAHLAPNVFHGLSSLRYLNLGRNSLQQLPPTLFHSLTRLQFLMLYNNKLERLEVGAFDELANLLELKLHNNQIAYIPPEVFWALGNLMTLTMSSNLLQGVPDESFYNLPKLTKLTIYKNPLLSLPDKLMGQMPRMKEFYLYDTNLSTVPWSLFANMSGMERLSLHLNNKLRELPPDLFCCLPNLQKLSLKSNDIQDLHPDIFSKLANMNTLLLNDNKLRSLSEDIFKGNPSLASIELKNNQLQTLPGEVFSTAGGLRAVTLSGNPWDCRCGIRDIASWIKLNEGVVSDRTDVICRNPYPLLLRPLGSLLNEEFKCDVTTPSSSRSTRSSTELSHAVSTPALEEQEVVDFTATTTAPEAPSTQQTENPTESVRFTTPGTRRTTAATPTADVLDILDDDYIFKPMGTDSLPVHVLSPPFHDRLVFENGLEFVHNNRLKGWVYLWTLPPNGAYVGFLMALHILLVATGVALILAAMYGMYRLHQATEDLGAILTGNRKHAIISERKQKDQDKL; from the coding sequence ATGTGGAGCATATTACTCTTTCTCCTGGTCCAGCCTTTGCACACCGACAGCATGGTCTGCCCTAACAGCTGCATGTGCAACCTGGAGGGGGCCGTCAAATGTGTGGGCAACATCAGGGACGTGCCCAAAGGCATGCCCACCAACATGTACCTACTTCAGCTGAATGGCACCAACATGAAGGTTCTGAACGAACAGAGTCTGGCCATGTTGCCCCTTATGCTGCGTTTAGGCATCAGCCACAGCCCCCTGGACACCATCCACCCTGAGGCCTTCCATGTGGCCCCGCAGCTCCTCTCCATCAAGCTGTCATCCAACGCCCTCTCCAGCCTCCCTTCCCGGGTGTTCAGCCCCTTGGTCAGCCTGGAGCAGCTGCATCTGGATGACAATCGTCTGGAGTCCATCGCTCCCGTGTTGTTCGAGTGTCTGGCCAACCTGAACGAACTGGACGTCAGTAACAACGCCATCGCTCACCTCGCCCCCAATGTTTTCCACGGACTGAGTAGCCTGCGCTATCTCAACCTGGGGAGAAACTCCCTGCAGCAGCTGCCCCCCACCTTGTTCCACTCATTGACGCGGTTGCAGTTCCTCATGCTCTACAACAACAAGCTAGAGCGGCTAGAGGTGGGTGCCTTCGACGAGCTGGCCAACCTCCTGGAGCTCAAACTGCACAACAACCAGATCGCATACATCCCCCCCGAGGTGTTCTGGGCCCTAGGCAACCTCATGACACTCACCATGTCCTCCAACCTGCTCCAGGGCGTCCCGGATGAAAGCTTCTACAACCTTCCCAAACTCACCAAGCTCACTATCTACAAAAACCCTCTGCTGTCACTGCCTGATAAGTTGATGGGCCAAATGCCCAGGATGAAGGAATTCTACCTGTATGACACCAACCTCAGCACCGTGCCCTGGAGCCTGTTTGCCAACATGAGCGGGATGGAGAGGCTCTCCCTGCACCTCAACAACAAGCTGAGGGAGCTGCCCCCTGACCTTTTTTGCTGCCTGCCCAACCTCCAGAAGCTTTCTCTCAAGTCCAATGACATCCAGGATCTACATCCAGATATCTTCTCCAAGCTGGCCAATATGAACACTCTGCTCCTGAATGATAACAAGCTTCGCTCCCTTTCTGAGGACATATTTAAGGGCAACCCCAGTTTGGCCAGCATCGAGCTGAAGAACAACCAGCTGCAGACCCTTCCGGGGGAGGTCTTCTCTACTGCAGGGGGTTTAAGGGCTGTTACTCTGAGTGGTAACCCATGGGACTGCAGGTGTGGCATCAGAGACATTGCAAGTTGGATAAAGCTTAATGAAGGCGTGGTTAGTGATCGGACGGATGTGATATGTCGTAATCCGTACCCTCTACTTCTCCGCCCACTTGGTTCCCTACTCAACGAAGAGTTTAAGTGTGACGTTACCACACCCTCGAGCAGCCGCTCCACCCGCTCTTCGACCGAACTCAGCCATGCCGTTTCCACTCCAGCTCTTGAGGAGCAAGAGGTGGTAGACTTCACAGCCACAACTACTGCACCCGAGGCTCCATCAACCCAACAAACAGAAAATCCCACTGAGAGTGTCCGGTTCACCACACCTGGGACTAGGCGCACAACAGCTGCCACACCGACCGCCGACGTTCTCGACATTCTGGACGACGACTATATATTCAAGCCTATGGGCACCGACTCGCTCCCCGTCCATGTCCTATCCCCGCCGTTCCACGACAGGCTGGTGTTTGAGAACGGCCTCGAGTTTGTGCACAACAACCGCCTAAAGGGCTGGGTTTACCTGTGGACGCTGCCACCCAATGGGGCTTACGTTGGTTTCCTCATGGCTCTCCACATCCTTCTAGTGGCCACAGGCGTGGCCCTGATTCTGGCTGCCATGTACGGGATGTACCGTCTCCACCAGGCCACAGAAGACCTAGGAGCAATactcacaggaaacaggaaacacgcCATCATATCAGAGAGGAAGCAGAAAGACCAAGATAAACTGTAG